DNA sequence from the Euwallacea fornicatus isolate EFF26 chromosome 2, ASM4011564v1, whole genome shotgun sequence genome:
aGGATATTCATGATAGCAATTCCGAGCAGTCTCTTGTCGATATAACTGGGGTTCCTTCATTTCACAAAAATGTTCCAAGTAGCGAAGAATATCACTTTTATATAGGGAAAGATGAAGAGACATTGTGGATGAATCAGCCATTGTCAACTGGTAAAGTAAGTGCCAAAAACATTATTAGAACAGCTCCGGGCCCAAAACGCTTTATCGGTCACATCAAATGGGAAATTGATGCATTCAACTTGTTTTTCACCGATGAGATGATAGATGAATTAGTAGTAAATACAAACATATATATTCAGAAAAAGAGAAATGACGTTCGTTATAGCAGGGACAGAGATTGCAGAGATATTAGTAAAACAGAATTAAGAGCGCTGTTAGGTGCATTATTTCTAATAGGAATCAAAAAAGGACACCATACAAATTGCTGTGAACTATGGAACACTGATGGGACAGGGATAATTCTTTTACGTGTCTTGTTTAGCTACAAGCGGTTTCTCTTTTTGCTTCGTGCTCTCCGAATGGACAACATTTTGACTCGTGAcgagcgaaaaaaaaatgataaacttgCGCCAATACGCAACTTTCATGAAAAGTTTGTCAAAAATTGCATTGCTAATTTCAATGTCAGTGAGTTTGTTACAATTGACGAGATGCTGCACCCATTTAGAGGCAGATGCGGTTTCGTTCAATATATCCCGAACAAACCAGCAAAGTATGGATTCAAAATGTACGCTTTATGTGAcgcaaaaacattttatacttataattttgaaatttactgcGGAAAACAACATCCAGGACCACATATTAAATCCAACAAACCTGATGATATAGTCAAACGATTAGTAGTTCCAATTGAAAATTCCTGTAGAAACATCACTACTGACAACTGTTACACGAGTTATCTGCTAGCGGAATatcttttgaagaaaaatctcACCTTACTTGGGACAATTAAAAAGAACAAGAAAGAAATCCCTCCCGAGTTTCTATTTGGCAAACATCGTGAGGTGAGATCCACAATATTTGGATTTCAATATGACTATATGTTGGCCTCAACAATTCCGAAAAGAAACAAAGCAGTAATATTTCTGTCTACAATGCACCATACCATGGAATTAATCGGAGAAAAGTCGTTGGTGAATTTAGATTATAATGCAACAAAAGGAGGCGTTGACACGGTGGATCAAATGTGTTCAGCTTATACTACATCTAGAATCACCAGAAGATGGCCTCTTGCCTTATTTTACAGACATCTCGATATAGCTGGAATTAATTCGatgattgtttttaaattttgtaataaaaagaatCGAGACCGAAGacgaacatttttaaaaaatttggcatTCAATCTCATGGAGGATTTTCTAAAGGAAAGAGCCATGATTCCAAGCCTACCGAAAGACATACAgtactttttagaaaaatacaaaactgtTTTACCGACTGAAGTTGTACGCTCTGGTATTTGCTACATGTGTGGAAAgcataaaaatattcgtacAAAGTCGCTTTGccaaaaatgtggaaaaaatgtgTGCAAGAGGCATAGCAGTGTCACTATAACATGTGTAAATTGCATAGACTTAATGGAAGTTgttgattaattaatatttttattttgttattcgTTTCAATGTTTTGTATTACATAATTGTATTAATAAAACCTTAAATAATTGTATGTTGTTTCATAATAATCTTTCAAAAAGATGCCACAATCATTTTAGTACCGTAATTTAAAGTGCGGTGTAATTGCCGCGGCACGCCCGTTCTTGAGAGTCCAAAAGGCGCGCCCGCCAGAGGGTTAATATGGAagcaattttaaatagtttaaagttcgagaaaaatattccatcccacaatgataaatttatcaaatctgCTAGAATGTGCCCATAGAGAATCATGATTTTTGTGATATCAAGTAGAAATATTCCATTGGGTACTTCATAgtttgttctatttaaatattagcgTATTAGTAAATGGTATCACGATCATATTATGGGATTCATAGATTCTGACTGAGCTCAACGAACCACATGCCTTTATACAAACAAGAAAAGAACGGGGCTCAGCACCAAATCCTAAGGAACCCCCAAGCAGAGTGTAATTGTGAATTTCATGACATAGAATTAAGTAATCACTTATTTGCTTCTATATCGTaaggttaaaatttaatcgtcATCTATTCAATATCTTCTtagataattgaaattaagGTGTCTGTAAATGTAGGTTTTTTAAGCACGTCCTACATCTGTGAAATTCCTATTCTGTCACTATCAATATCCCTTTcacaaacattaaaaatagtatCGACCGTTACTGAAATACAGTTACAATTTAGAATAGCCCCTGTACATTCATAACTATTGGGCAAGTCCAATAAAACTATCCTGGCCAATCAAGTTTCATTACAAataatcttaattaaaatatgtaattttttatacatattttaaaaaataggccatttcatttataaaatagACTTGccttaattaatttaagacaTGACTTAATTTTGAGCCACTCCGTATATTTTGAGGTATcagcaaaaattactttgtcTATAAACACATTTTGATATCAacctttaatttctttttgttcgtttttttttattggcttATTATTATACCTTTATTTGACCACTATACACCTCCTCGATTCGTTAGTTTTAGATTCATTTAGAATATAAGCGTCCGAaattttgctatttaaaatatctgaatagactgtttttattaattagaaattGGTATATCCGGATCTCACCATCTCATCCTTCTGTTCCGCATGTCCTAATCTCCCGAACCCTCCAAATCCCCAAGAGAACGCCCTCTTGCGACTATCGATAGCCACTGTGTGATTAGGGCCACAACCGAAATCCACAATCTCCGTCACGTCCACAGGAGACACGTGCCCGTCCTTACTTTTCTCGATGTACAAAACGACCCTCTTGGGACTAGTCTCGAAATTGAAGCACAACTTTGTGGCCGTCTTGAAGTACTTTCCGTCAGTGTTGTGGCCCAGCTGACCGTATTCCGGCAAGCCGAACGTGTAGAGCCCCCCTTTGACGTCAAGAATGACAGAAAATTCGGCTCCACACCCGATTTTCACGATAGGGGGGCCACGGTAGTTGATGCGCGTGGGGGTAAGGATTTGGGGCTGCAAATTTCCCACCCCACATTGGCCGGATTTGTTATCTCCGCATGCGTACACCGTTCCTAATGCacgtaattaatttatatcttTGTTATGAggcaaatgtcaaatttatacTAACCAGTATCAGTTAAAAACAGCGTGTGATGTCTTCCGCAAGCTGCACTAATAACGTTCATTTTCTCCAGTGCTGGGACCAAGGTTGGCTTGGATACGGACGTGGTGTTGTCCAGTCCCAATTGCCCTTGAGGGTTGCGACCAAAGGTATAGGTCTTACCTTCACCATCTACCAGGACATTGTGAGCAGACGTACAGCCGCTTACTGCTAAGCGTACCTATTAAGGAGCGGCTTTTAAACCTCCAGGGCGACATTGAGCCAACACCTATAAGGTTTATTAACAGATAGAACCAAACTACCAAACTACTTGATTAGACCACACAATTCCTGCTATACTACCTCCTAAACTATTCCAAGAAGTCATTTCAACGCTCATAATAATTTCAACCACTGATTCCAACCAAGTAAACCAAACCAGTGAATCATGAAAACAACACACCCATTTCTATAACTTAAATAGTgaatataaatagaaaaacaaacatttggCCTTTAGCCCCCTACCCTTGAGGGATTTGGGTGCAATTAAACTTGaagtaaaaataaccaaagactTGAAAACTTACCTTCCAATCACCAAATCGGTGGGGCGACCAAAGGTTGGGAACCATTTTGATTCCCTTAAAGTCTCGTTTTCCGGCCGCATCCCAATTCACGCCTCCGAAAATGAGTAATTGTCCCACTGGTTTAAGGAGGGTATTAAGCAGTTCTTTCGGCAAAGGGCTCATATCGTCCAGAACATCCCCATGACCTTGACATTGAGACGAATGAAATTTACCTTTCTAAATCATCCAAGatattattgcaaattattaatgaaattattcttAGGTGGATTCTCAAATACTTTTAAGTGAGGCATTGATATTTGGTCTCTAGTTCTGAGCGTCGCGATTATCTCTCTTTTCATATACGTGCATTAATTTAAACTGTTTAGTTTTTCTGGGGAATTCTTCGGAAAAATGTCACAATTTATCTTATGCGAAATAATATCGTAGACCACCTCGCCCAACATATCTCAGAATGTATACCTGAACATTAACTATTCTCATTCAGTACTTAGTCCGAATGGTTCTAACACCTTCTGATGAGCATTCACCGGTGCCAGAATATCATAGGAATGTGTGTCATCCTCTTGGCATAACCAAGCCATTGGACCCGTTGTTATGCATTGAAACTGTCCTGACTCTTTGCGGGGTGGCTTctccttttattttgttaaaatgtttacatttctTATAGTTGTACAGGGTTTTCCAAAACGGTTGAGCCAAACTTAAAAAGGTTATATAGGACTTTGAGAGggacaatttttgtttatagaaATCACAAGTCAAAAATAAGTCAATTTGACTCCAAAgtcatttttgttgaaaaacatattaacCCGTTGATACGAAAAACTTcgatatttaattcatttttattaaagaaggcgcaaaaaaattataataaagatTCAAAATTATGTCACCCAACCTggttacataaatttgttctttgaataattaaatctGTATCCTTCGTAAAATGTGCGGATATTCCTGCACAAAAAGAGATGCTGTCATTACTCTTCGCAAAAGTTCCTCTTGGATAGGTATAAAAGTTTATAC
Encoded proteins:
- the LOC136350218 gene encoding protein RCC2 homolog; the protein is MSTSIKRKKAPPKKLNAKRAKRKDETDESDLSDSRDGDAPQPDEVLIVGHGDVLDDMSPLPKELLNTLLKPVGQLLIFGGVNWDAAGKRDFKGIKMVPNLWSPHRFGDWKVRLAVSGCTSAHNVLVDGEGKTYTFGRNPQGQLGLDNTTSVSKPTLVPALEKMNVISAACGRHHTLFLTDTGTVYACGDNKSGQCGVGNLQPQILTPTRINYRGPPIVKIGCGAEFSVILDVKGGLYTFGLPEYGQLGHNTDGKYFKTATKLCFNFETSPKRVVLYIEKSKDGHVSPVDVTEIVDFGCGPNHTVAIDSRKRAFSWGFGGFGRLGHAEQKDEMVPRLIKYFDSQSRGVRSVHCGSTYTLAITEHNGLFLFGQTKRTGDANMYPKPVQDLAGWNISHVGTSYTSIVIAADETCIAWGASPTYGELGLGDMQKSSTTPKEVTRMQGVKVTGLSMGYWHTLVIASEDTPEHKAKVESMKIYEP